The following are encoded together in the Capsulimonas corticalis genome:
- a CDS encoding glycosyltransferase family 4 protein: MKIGIVTQKVVRGDGQGRVNYEIARYALSQGNDVTLITSAVDDSLLAAGAKWVPVRPRVRTPNIITAWEFAQRANTALKPIAGDLDIIHGNGCSLDLPHQVNAAHFVHGAWLKSPAHISHVRKDLYGAYQWTYTAVNARWERSVFQKARKVVAVSDGIRRELMEIGVPAERIEVIYNGVDLLEFHPGSEDRASLGLPKDVVLALFTGDIRSPRKNLDTVLKALVHAPGVHLAIGGKTDGSPYPQLAKDLGVGDRAHFLGFRRDVAKLMRAADLFVFPSRYEACSLAILEAMASGLPIVTASTAGATDLITQDLGVVLEDPNDEQALAKAIIDLSSDPQRRRSMGLAARGAAENHGWDSMAQSYLDVYGAIASKVRETRQPSIVGA, from the coding sequence ATGAAGATAGGCATCGTCACCCAGAAAGTCGTGCGTGGTGACGGACAAGGACGCGTCAACTACGAGATCGCGCGTTACGCGCTGTCGCAAGGCAATGACGTTACGTTGATTACGAGCGCTGTCGATGATTCCCTTTTAGCCGCAGGGGCGAAATGGGTCCCGGTGCGTCCGCGCGTCCGCACGCCGAATATTATCACCGCGTGGGAATTTGCGCAGCGCGCCAACACTGCGCTTAAGCCGATTGCTGGCGATCTCGATATCATCCATGGAAATGGGTGCTCGCTCGATCTGCCGCACCAAGTCAACGCCGCGCATTTCGTACATGGCGCGTGGCTGAAGTCTCCCGCACACATCTCTCACGTCCGGAAAGACTTGTACGGCGCGTATCAATGGACGTACACCGCCGTCAATGCGCGGTGGGAGCGGTCCGTCTTTCAGAAAGCGCGCAAAGTGGTTGCTGTCTCAGACGGCATCCGCCGCGAACTTATGGAGATTGGTGTGCCGGCGGAGCGCATCGAGGTAATCTATAACGGCGTGGACCTGCTGGAGTTCCATCCGGGAAGCGAGGACCGCGCGTCGCTTGGGCTGCCGAAGGATGTGGTTCTGGCCCTGTTCACGGGGGACATCCGGTCTCCGCGCAAGAATCTCGATACCGTGCTCAAGGCGCTGGTCCATGCTCCGGGAGTACATCTCGCGATTGGCGGAAAGACCGACGGAAGCCCATATCCGCAGCTGGCCAAGGATCTTGGGGTTGGAGATCGCGCCCATTTCCTGGGATTCCGGCGCGATGTCGCGAAGCTGATGCGCGCCGCCGATCTTTTCGTCTTTCCCTCGCGATACGAGGCTTGTTCTCTGGCGATTTTGGAGGCCATGGCGTCCGGGCTTCCCATCGTCACGGCGTCGACGGCCGGCGCCACGGATTTGATTACGCAGGATCTCGGCGTTGTGCTTGAGGATCCCAATGACGAACAAGCCCTCGCCAAAGCAATTATCGATTTGAGCTCGGATCCTCAGCGTCGGCGCTCGATGGGACTGGCGGCGCGCGGCGCCGCCGAGAATCATGGATGGGACAGCATGGCGCAATCCTACCTGGATGTTTACGGAGCCATTGCATCCAAAGTACGAGAGACCCGTCAGCCGTCGATCGTCGGCGCCTGA
- a CDS encoding glycosyltransferase: MKIAVCICTRNRPDDLRKALKSISASLTRPAQIIVSDDSDDNQAASTQSVCNEFAGVTYLRGPRRGLASNRNCCLDSLQGDIEAVTFIDDDAAYTPEFLGAAAAILSKSPTKTIVTGRERKNGQEISPGNVSFWGHQSVPILGSEDCRAIVINATLFPRALFSQARFDEALRYGYEEADIAAQAQAHGYRFEFAPDLFNDHFPSDINRAEYSRVIEASRLYSAYKRYRWLQKKPGKAAAFSVLAPLHLMLHALRTGKPANIRHARESVRTAFQYYRMEARRRSLSQSTVSPTTLARPKSASAETLTTSVVVPTYRRPSDLKRCLLALKTQTHPPTEILVVARPEDDDTLSFLRSEAAILPEVRVVPSYEIGQVAALNAGWEAAKGDIVAITDDDAAPRPQWLERVVSHFASDPSVGGVGGRDWVHERGAILDGSREVVGRVSWYGRVSGNHHLGVGPARDVEVLKGVNMSYRRSAAIHQRFDTRLRGTGAQSNNDMAFSLQLARSGWKLIYDPEVAVDHHASVRFDEDQRNQFNAVALSNIAHNETIALLDYLPGPRRIAFIVWSILVGTRVCPGLVQVLRLLPKEKALVISRCKASLSGRKTGRAAWRRSQSGVSEASA, from the coding sequence ATGAAGATCGCCGTTTGTATCTGCACTCGCAATCGTCCCGACGATTTGCGGAAGGCGCTGAAATCAATATCCGCTTCCCTGACGCGCCCGGCCCAGATCATTGTCTCCGACGACAGCGACGACAATCAAGCCGCTTCGACGCAAAGCGTCTGCAATGAGTTTGCCGGCGTGACCTACCTTCGCGGACCGAGGCGTGGGCTGGCCTCCAATCGCAATTGCTGCCTCGACAGCCTTCAAGGCGATATCGAAGCCGTGACGTTCATCGACGATGACGCCGCCTATACTCCCGAGTTTTTAGGCGCGGCGGCCGCCATTCTGTCGAAGTCGCCGACAAAGACGATCGTGACCGGGCGCGAGCGCAAGAACGGCCAGGAGATCAGCCCCGGCAATGTTTCCTTCTGGGGACATCAGAGTGTTCCGATTCTAGGCTCTGAAGACTGCCGCGCTATCGTGATCAATGCGACGCTCTTTCCTCGCGCTTTGTTTTCTCAGGCGCGCTTCGACGAGGCGCTGCGCTACGGATACGAAGAGGCGGACATTGCGGCTCAGGCTCAGGCGCATGGGTACCGCTTTGAGTTCGCGCCGGATTTGTTCAACGATCACTTTCCATCCGACATTAACCGCGCGGAATATTCGCGGGTGATTGAGGCGTCGCGGCTTTACTCCGCTTACAAGCGCTACCGGTGGCTGCAGAAGAAGCCGGGGAAGGCGGCGGCGTTCTCTGTCCTCGCTCCTCTTCACCTGATGCTTCACGCATTGAGAACAGGGAAGCCGGCAAATATTCGTCACGCCCGAGAATCCGTGCGCACGGCGTTTCAATATTATCGAATGGAGGCGCGGAGAAGGTCATTGTCTCAATCCACGGTGTCTCCCACAACCCTCGCGCGGCCGAAGAGCGCATCTGCGGAAACATTGACCACAAGCGTCGTCGTTCCGACATATCGGCGGCCGTCAGACTTGAAGCGATGCCTGCTCGCGCTGAAAACGCAGACGCATCCGCCGACGGAAATCCTGGTCGTGGCCCGGCCCGAGGACGACGATACGCTTTCCTTCCTGCGCAGCGAGGCGGCGATCCTTCCTGAGGTCCGCGTTGTCCCCAGCTATGAGATCGGTCAAGTCGCCGCACTGAACGCCGGCTGGGAAGCCGCCAAGGGAGATATTGTCGCGATTACCGATGACGATGCCGCGCCGCGCCCGCAATGGCTGGAGCGGGTCGTCAGCCATTTCGCCTCCGACCCATCCGTAGGCGGTGTGGGTGGCCGGGATTGGGTTCACGAACGCGGCGCAATCCTCGATGGCTCCCGTGAGGTTGTCGGGCGCGTCAGCTGGTACGGACGCGTTTCGGGCAATCATCACCTGGGAGTCGGTCCAGCGCGCGATGTCGAAGTGCTAAAGGGCGTCAATATGAGTTATCGTCGTTCGGCGGCGATCCATCAGCGATTTGACACACGATTACGGGGCACTGGCGCGCAGTCCAATAACGATATGGCGTTTAGCCTGCAGCTGGCGCGCTCGGGATGGAAACTGATTTACGATCCCGAGGTCGCGGTGGACCATCATGCGAGCGTGCGCTTTGATGAGGACCAACGCAACCAGTTCAATGCGGTGGCGTTGTCCAACATCGCGCATAACGAGACTATCGCGCTACTCGATTATCTGCCCGGACCGCGCCGGATTGCCTTTATCGTTTGGAGCATCCTGGTCGGCACGAGAGTGTGTCCAGGATTGGTCCAGGTTCTGCGTTTGCTTCCGAAGGAAAAAGCGTTGGTGATTTCACGTTGCAAGGCGTCCTTAAGCGGGCGCAAAACCGGACGCGCGGCCTGGCGCCGCAGTCAGTCCGGCGTCTCTGAGGCGAGTGCATGA